CGTGTTGCTTCTATTTTGTGATGACTATGCTTCTTCTTTCCCCTATTACAGTGATATTGAAATAGATTACAAGCCGTCTAAAACATCAAACAGGAGGGGCATTGTTTATCATAATGGTGAACCATATACCGGTGTAATAACCTACCGATTCAAAAGCAACGATGCTCTGTATACTCAACAAACTTATGATAATGGGTTAATTATAAAAAATGTCCTTTTTGACTCGTTAGCCAATAAGAGACTAGAATATCATTTCACCTATGAAGGGGATACTTCAAAATCCTTTAAACATATTGAATACATAGAAGGTGAAAGCGTTGTATTGTCACACTTTATATATGCAACAGAATCATCAAAGGGCTCAACTATTCACCGCTATCCTAACGGGCAGTTAAAGTTTACTGCTCAGGTGTTAAGAAAAGGTGTATATGACGGGCTTATGACCTTGTACGCTGAGGATGGTACCATCTTAGAACAAGAGCGATATGAAAATGGCGCTCTTGTTGAAGTTTTAGTGGATACCGACAATCAAACAGGATTCCGAAATAATTAAAATAAAATCAGTCTAGATCTTTAGTCATGAACCACCATTTGGGTTCGCCGTATTCAAACCCCTCGCGTTCGTATAGTTTTTTTGCAGGGTTATCGGTTCGAACTTCAAGAGTGATTTTAGAACAACCAAGTCCTTCCGCTTCGGCTTCAACCGTTTCAAGGAGTTTAGTCCCTATACCTAGTCCGCGTGCATCGGGGTGAACAGCTACATCATGAATTTTAAAAGTCTTACTAGCTGTGAAGGTAGAGTACCCAATAAAACAGGTTACAATCCCTAAGGCCTTTTCCCCCATATAAGCGATGTAGGTCATCGTTGTTGGAATTTTTTTCATTTCCGCGATCATATCAACGCGAACTTCTTCACTTAGTGGCTCATTTTGGCCCATTGGATCTTTCGCGAATAGATCCACAATGTTTACAATATCGGCGGCGTGTTTAGGATTATCGAGGTCAGCTTGAATTATTTCGATGTCGGTAGCAACATCTACAGTTGAAGTCATAAGAACAGTGTTCTTTAAATTAATTTTCTTAATAAATAGCGTGTGAAACTAAGGAATTAAAGTGACCATGTACAAAAAAGTGCCCGATTCTAACACTTTTTAATCAAATGCCTCAAATAGCTAAATTAATTCGTTCTATTACTCGTCTAACTTCATCGACATAAAGTAATAGGGGGGCTTTCCATAACTGAACCCTTCCCTTTCATACAGTCTTCGTGCAGCATTATTTTCTAATACTTCTAAAGTTACTTTACAGGCCCCTCGATCTATTGCTCTGCGTTTAACTTCTTGAATTAAAGCGGCTCCCACACCTTGTCCACGAGCCGATTCTACTACGGCTAAATCATGAATATTAACTAAAGGTTTAGCATAAAAAGTTGAATAGGCCCAAAAGCAATTCACGATTCCCACAGGTTCGTCGTTGTTATAGGCAATCAATACCATACTATTTGATGTAGCTTTTAAGCCTTCAACCAAATGTTCTTTTACGTGTACGCTTAGCGATTGCCCTCCTCCCATTTCATCTTCCGCATACGCATTGGTCAAATAAACAATATGCTCTGCATGTGTGGGGTTATAATAATCGGCTTGAACAATATTTAATTTCATAGATTCTTACTTCGTGGGTTGACTAGGAACAAAATGGTTCAGAATTTGGTAATAAGTATGATCTCTAACAAACTATAATCGCCTTGAAGTTACATTCCCTCGCATTCCTTTTTGTATCACTGTTTATCTTTTCCTGCTCCAGTTCCTCAGGTTCAAATGACGGGGGTGGTGGTACTACTTTCTCCCATACTCAAGGCGTAGGCGATACAGCCAATGGCTTTTTATCTGCTTCTGAATACACCTCACTGACTATCGAAGTGGATTATGTAGCAGGG
This DNA window, taken from Balneola vulgaris DSM 17893, encodes the following:
- a CDS encoding GNAT family N-acetyltransferase — translated: MTSTVDVATDIEIIQADLDNPKHAADIVNIVDLFAKDPMGQNEPLSEEVRVDMIAEMKKIPTTMTYIAYMGEKALGIVTCFIGYSTFTASKTFKIHDVAVHPDARGLGIGTKLLETVEAEAEGLGCSKITLEVRTDNPAKKLYEREGFEYGEPKWWFMTKDLD
- a CDS encoding GNAT family N-acetyltransferase, which translates into the protein MKLNIVQADYYNPTHAEHIVYLTNAYAEDEMGGGQSLSVHVKEHLVEGLKATSNSMVLIAYNNDEPVGIVNCFWAYSTFYAKPLVNIHDLAVVESARGQGVGAALIQEVKRRAIDRGACKVTLEVLENNAARRLYEREGFSYGKPPYYFMSMKLDE